One genomic segment of Synergistaceae bacterium includes these proteins:
- the mobB gene encoding molybdopterin-guanine dinucleotide biosynthesis protein B, with product MKHIGAVIIAGGMSRRMGRDKATLPLGEATFLERISRELGDFDELLLSVDTAGRFASHLRQSHLSQVEDLFPNCGPIAGLYSALRHCVSRWLLAVSCDIPLFSRGLAEYLSTYIANEYDAVVAVTREGRIQPLCGIYSSSICGLLEKQIVSKDYRMMHVIEKLNVKYVSLRHSAYADEMIQNVNTPEQYADMRRKIEGPPVIAVSGIKNSGKTTLLENIIPLLKNEGLRVAVIKHDAHDFVPDVPGTDSFRMRQAGAHGVAVYSKHRYMVIAKQLDITFKNLFQYFPEVDLFLLEGGKNTLYPKLEILRSTVSTTPVCDPDTTIAVCADLDESPHESPHKNILRIDDYKGITEFLLQYLEKEGKLYKTHRDKTSTTLYSQANRFAIL from the coding sequence AGAGAATTGGGGGACTTTGATGAATTATTGCTTTCGGTCGACACCGCGGGACGCTTTGCCAGCCATCTGCGTCAAAGCCATCTGAGTCAAGTAGAGGACCTCTTCCCAAATTGCGGCCCGATTGCTGGACTCTACTCAGCATTGCGCCATTGTGTTTCTCGATGGCTATTGGCGGTGAGTTGTGATATTCCTCTATTTTCTCGTGGTTTAGCCGAGTACCTCTCTACGTACATTGCCAACGAATATGACGCTGTCGTCGCAGTGACCAGAGAGGGACGCATTCAGCCGTTGTGCGGAATTTATTCCAGCAGTATATGCGGTCTGCTGGAAAAACAGATCGTCAGCAAGGATTATCGTATGATGCACGTTATCGAGAAGCTGAATGTAAAATATGTGTCGTTGCGACATTCAGCCTATGCTGATGAAATGATTCAAAATGTGAATACACCAGAACAATACGCGGATATGCGTCGAAAGATAGAAGGACCGCCGGTGATCGCGGTGAGCGGTATCAAAAATTCCGGCAAGACGACGCTTTTGGAAAACATTATTCCCTTACTCAAAAATGAAGGTTTGAGGGTTGCGGTCATTAAGCACGATGCTCATGATTTTGTCCCAGATGTCCCAGGAACAGACAGTTTTCGTATGAGACAAGCTGGAGCTCACGGTGTAGCGGTATACTCGAAACATCGATACATGGTCATTGCTAAGCAACTGGACATTACTTTCAAGAATTTATTTCAATATTTTCCTGAAGTCGATTTGTTTTTGCTGGAAGGCGGAAAGAACACACTGTATCCAAAATTGGAAATTCTTCGTTCCACTGTGTCCACCACACCAGTTTGTGACCCGGATACGACTATTGCCGTTTGCGCCGATCTTGACGAAAGTCCGCACGAAAGTCCGCATAAGAATATCTTGCGTATTGACGATTATAAAGGAATTACAGAGTTTTTGTTACAATATCTAGAAAAAGAAGGAAAATTATACAAGACACATAGGGATAAAACATCAACTACGCTATACTCACAAGCAAATAGATTTGCTATTCTTTAG